One Microbacterium marinum genomic window, GAGATGGCGAACCGGATGCTCGAGAGGTCGACATCCTTGCGGCTGCTCGCCCGTGACAGCGCGTCGTAGATCGGCGGAACACCCGGGAGGAAGGTGGGCGGCGACTTCTTGAGGGCCCCGACCACCAGGTCGACATCGAACTTCGGGAAGAGGACGATGCGCGCACCGATCGACACGGCGAAGGTGAGGCAGAGCGTCAGTCCGTACGCGTGGAACATCGGCAGGACGGCATAGAAGGTCTCCTCCCCTTCACGCAGACCCGGTACCCACGCACGTCCCTGCGCGGCGTTGGAGCGCAGGTTGCGGTGCGAGAGGATGGCCGCCTTCGGCACTCCCGTCGTCCCGCTGGTCAGCTGCAGCAGCGCGGTGTCGTCGAGCGCGGGCGCCGGCCACTTGCGTGGGAGGCGGCGCGCGGCGGCGAACTGATCCCAGCGGATGATGCCCTTGGCCGTCGGCTTCTCGGTCATCGCGTCGCGCCGTTCCCGCACCGCGGGCACCGGCAGACGCAACGCGAGGCGCTTGCCCCACGGCAGCGCGTCGGTCATGCGCACCGAGACGATCGCCGACGGTGCGACGTCCTTCGGGAACTCGGCGACGAGGTCGGCGACCTTGTCCCAGACGATCGCGACGACGGCCTCGTGCACCTCGAACTGGTGACGCAGCTCGCGTGCCGTGTACGTGGGGTTGTGCTCGACGACGATCGCGCCGATCCGCAGCGCCGCGTAGAACGCCACCACGTGCTGCGGGCAGTTCGGCAGCACCAGGGCGACGCGGTCCCCCTTCTCCACCCCCAGTTTTCGCAGGGCGTTCGCTGCGCGGGACACCTGCTCACCCAGTTCCGCATACGACGTCTCGGCTCCGAAGAACTCGAGCGCCGTCTTCGATCCGTAGCGGGAGACGGCGTTCTCGAGCAGGGCGACGAGCGTTTCGTCGACGGGATCGATGTCGTGGGGGACGCCAGCGGCGTACGCGTGCAGCCAGGGACGACCCTGCAGAGCGGATGCCGTGGTGTCGGCGGATTCAGGCACGGGATCTCCTTCGTCGGTCACGCCAGAGTAGGGCGCGGCGCCTCTGGATCTGCTGGGGTTGACGGCGCCGCCGGAACCCCTCGATGGGCGCTCAGCGGGCGCCGATCGGGAACATTACAAATTCATAACGGGAATTCCTTGTCACCGTTACCTCGTCGTTATACAGTCGTCAGCACGGTAGTTGTTTTGCTGTGGCAGCTACCGACATGTGATTGCAGGACACTCTTGGTGCAAGGGACAAGGGCCGGTCGGATGCCTCTCCGACCGGCCCTTACTCTGTCCGGGACGCCCGTGCCAGGCGAAGGCCGCGGGTCAGACTCCGCCGCCGCCCCCGCCACCACCGCCGCCCCCGGCCGCACCGCCGCCCGCCGAGCCGCCCGTCGATGACGACGACGATGCGGCCGCCGACAGCGACCCGATACCCGCGGAGAACGACGCGGCGTTGAAAGCGGTCGCGCCGGCGTACCAGGTCGGCGCGGCGAGACCGTTCGAGTCGTACAGCACGGCGAGCCGGCGCGACCATTCCGCCTCCTGTCCGAACACGACGGCGTAGGGCAGCAGCGTCTCGTAGAGGTGGAGCATCTCGCGCGCATCTCCGACGTCCACCGGGCGCCGCTCCGCCCCCTCGGGCGACTGCAGCGTCCGGATCCGGTCGGCCTCCGCCCACTCGATGAAACGTCGCAGCCCGGCGAGGTGGTCGCGCACCTCCGCACCCGCCTCGGTCAGCGGCGTGTGGAGCGTCAGCAACAGCACCGCGATCGCGAGGAGGATCGAGACGATCAGTGCGAGGACCGGCCAGAGTGGATCGACCGCGGCATCCAGCATGACGATGCTGCACACGACGACGACACCGGCGAGGATGAACCCCGACATCTGGGGTGCCAGGCGGCGCCACAGCGGCACCGGGCGGTACAGGCCTCGCGCCTTCAACGCTGCGCTCGCCTCGGAGAGGATCCGCTGAGCGGTCTTCGAGAGCCGGGTGTCCTGGCTGCCGAACTCGTACGTCTCGCCGATGACGCCCGTCGGGAACAGCCCCTCGAGCAGCAGGCGCCCATCGCCGTCGGCGCGCGTCGGGTCCACCAGCTCGGCGACCAGCTTCGACTGCCCCCAGCGCGGCTTCTCCCCCGCCATGATGCGGATCGACCCCGCGACCGCCTGCTCCAGCACCTCGGCGGGAATCGCCTTGCCGGGTTTCGCGAGGAACACCGCCGACTCCAGGGCGTCGACGCCCGCCGGAGGTGTGAACTCGGCCACGACGGTGGGGCGCCCCGGCGCGTCGCGGAGGACGCCACGCAGGAGCGCGAGGGCCCAGCCGAGCACGCCGAGCAGGGCGAGCAGAGCCGCAAGCTGCACCCCACTCCACGGGGACCCCGTATACGAGGTGTCGAGGGCGACGAACGTCCCCTCCTCGAAGCCGACCGCCATCGTCAACGTCTCCCCCGGGCCGAGGTCGCGCGCCGTCGCCGTCACGCTCACCCCGTCGTTCGTCTCGACGAGATCTACGCTCTCGCAGGCGTCCGTCGCACCCTGGCGGCCCGCGTAGCAGGCGCTCACACCGACGGCATCCGCGAGCTCCGGGCCGACAACGAGCCGCGACGTCACACGATCGAACGACTGCTTCCAGTCCACGCCGTTCACGTCCCAGTAGAGCTCGAGGCCGGTGTCGGGGAAGTCGTTCACCACCCCATCGAGGGTGTAGGTGAAGACGAAGCGCTGCTCACCGCGCAGGAAGGCGTCGTCGCGCGCCACGATCTCGATCCCGTTGTCGACGTCATCGGTCTCGACGTCCCACTCCCTGCCGTTCCCGTCCGTGACGGAGATGACGTCGGGGCGGAGCGGACGACCCCGGTACTCGTCGGGGATCACCCGCCGCATGCCGTGGTTCTGATCGGCATCGGGGAAGACGGCGACGAAATCCTCCACCACCCGCATGCGACTGACGCCGTCGTCGTCGCGCGTGAGCGTGTATTCGGCGTCGAGACTCGCGAAGCGGAAGTCGTCGACATCGGCCGCCGATGCCGGCACCGACACGATCACACCGAGCACCACCAGCAGCACGGATGCCGCGAACCGACCGAGCCCCCGAGAAGTCGTCACTCAGCCACCCTATGAGCGGCGATACAGTGGACGCCATGACAGACCGCCGCCTCGCCGTCGCCGCGTGGGAGAGTCTGTTCCGTGCTCAGCACGAGCTCATGAACGACTTCGAGCAGGATTTCGACGGCGACGACCTCGCTCAGGCCGAATACGACGTCCTCCTGACGGTCACCCGCGGCGAGGACCAGTCCGCGCGACTGCGCGACGTGACGGCGAACATGCTCATCAGCCAGCCCAGCGTCTCGCGACTCGTCGACCGCATGGTCAGCCGCGGACTCATCACCAAGTGCCCCGACCCGTCCGACGGCCGCGGCGCGATCGTCACGGCGACGGAGAAGGGTGCGGGAGCGTTCCGTCGCGTCGCCACCGTCCACGGCCGCACGATCGCGGATCGGATGGCTGTCCTCTCCGACGAAGAGCTCGCACAGCTGAAGGCATTGACCACCAAACTCCGAGGGCTCTGACCTCGAACGCGCGAAGGCCCCGCATCCGGTTCGGATGCGGGGCCTTCGTCGCTCGGCGGCGCGGACGCCGCCGGGCGGTCACTGGTCGATCGGCTGCGGCTGGTCGGACTCCGACGCGGTGATCGTCGACGGCGAGCCGTCGGCGACGACCTCGATCTTGCGGGGCTTCGCCTTCTCGCTGACCGGGATGGTCACACTCAGCACGCCGTTGCTGTACGACGCGGCGATCGCCTCGGTGTCGATGCCCTGACCGAGGTTCAGCTGACGCAGGAAGCTGGCCGCCTCGCGCTCGCGGGTGATCCACTTCACGCCGTCGCCGGAGGACAGCGTCCGCTCGGCGCGGATGGTCAGCAGCTGCCCATCGACGTCGATGTCGACCGAGCCGGGGTCGATGCCGGGCAGGTCCGCGGTGAGGACGTAGTGATCGCCGTCGCGGTACAGGTCCATCGGCATCCGTCGCGGGCCGCGGCGCGGGTCGAAGAGGGTCGACGCGAAGCGGTCGATGTCACGGAACGGGTCGTACGTGGCCATGATTCTCTCCTTGTCCAATCTGGTCCGAAAGTTGAGTCGGTGTGACTCAAGTGAGATCAGATTAGCACTCGATGGCGGCGAGTGCTAATGGTTCTCCGAGGGCGAACGTCGCCCCGTCGAGACCTAGGCTGACGGGGTGACGCCGCACGAGATCGCCCCCGAACCCGCCGACCCGTTCCTCTGGCTCGAGGAGGTCTCGGGCCCGCGAGCGCTCGAGTGGGCCGCCGATCAGACCGACCGCACGAACGAGACGTTCGCCGGCACGACCCGGTCGGCACTGGAGGAGCGCCTGACGCGGATCCTCGACGATCCCGACCGCCTCGTCGTCCCTGGCCGACACGGGGACCTGATGTACGACCTGTGGCGCGACGCGGACAACCCGCGGGGATTGTGGCGCCGCACCTCGCGCGCCGCGTTCGCCGCCGGGTCGCCCGAGTGGCAGGTGCTGCTCGACATCGACGCGCTCGGGCGGGAGGAGGGGCGCACCTGGTCATTCGCCGGCGCGACGCACGCGCCAGCGGGATCGGATCGTGCGCTCGTCCGCCTGAGCCCCGACGGCGGTGACGCCGCCGTCGTCCGCGAGTACGACCTCGCGGCGGCTCGCTTCGTCGACGACAGCCCCTTCTCACTCGACGCGCACAAGCACCGTGTCGCGTGGATCGACAGCGACACGCTCCTGGTCGCCACCGCCCTCCACGGGGGCGGTGTGACCGACTCCGGCTACCCGATCACCGCGCGCGTCTGGCACCGGGGCACCGTCCTCGACGACGCCCCGCCGATCCTTTCGGGGGCGGCGTCGGATGTGGGCGTGTTCGTGCACGTCGACCACACCGACGGGCACGCCACCCCGCTCATCGTCGTGGCGCACGACTTCTTCTCCTCCGAGACGTGGGCGTGGCGCGACGGAACCGCGACGCTCCTCGCGGCGCCTCAGGACGCGGTCGTCGACGTCCACGGCGACCTCGCGGCCGTGCGGACGACCACGCCCTGGCAGGTAGCCGGGCAGACGCATGCCGCCGGAACCCTGCTGATCGGCCCCGTCACGACCCTCACCGAGGGAGACGGCTCGGACCTGCGGGTCGCGTTCACACCTACGGCGGGCACGGTGCTCGACACCTGGACCTGGACGCGTCGGCGCCTGATCCTGACCGTCCTCGACGACGTGCAGAGCCGCATCGTCTCCCTCGATCCCGCCGGCGACGACCGCCTCGAGATCGACCTGGGCCTCGGATCCGACGACCTGTTCAGCGCGAGCATCGCCACCCTCGACGCCGACATCGACGACGAACTGTGGATCGTCGCACGCGGATTCCTGACCCC contains:
- a CDS encoding Hsp20/alpha crystallin family protein: MATYDPFRDIDRFASTLFDPRRGPRRMPMDLYRDGDHYVLTADLPGIDPGSVDIDVDGQLLTIRAERTLSSGDGVKWITREREAASFLRQLNLGQGIDTEAIAASYSNGVLSVTIPVSEKAKPRKIEVVADGSPSTITASESDQPQPIDQ
- a CDS encoding prolyl oligopeptidase family serine peptidase, with translation MTPHEIAPEPADPFLWLEEVSGPRALEWAADQTDRTNETFAGTTRSALEERLTRILDDPDRLVVPGRHGDLMYDLWRDADNPRGLWRRTSRAAFAAGSPEWQVLLDIDALGREEGRTWSFAGATHAPAGSDRALVRLSPDGGDAAVVREYDLAAARFVDDSPFSLDAHKHRVAWIDSDTLLVATALHGGGVTDSGYPITARVWHRGTVLDDAPPILSGAASDVGVFVHVDHTDGHATPLIVVAHDFFSSETWAWRDGTATLLAAPQDAVVDVHGDLAAVRTTTPWQVAGQTHAAGTLLIGPVTTLTEGDGSDLRVAFTPTAGTVLDTWTWTRRRLILTVLDDVQSRIVSLDPAGDDRLEIDLGLGSDDLFSASIATLDADIDDELWIVARGFLTPATLIVTDAVTPAPRVVARGRAAFDTSGLVARQHWAVSADGTRVPYFEVGPRERSGILPVLMSGYGGFEHALTPEYPAIVGPAWLEKGRVFVVANIRGGGEFGPAWHLAALRENRHRAYEDFAAVARDLVARGITTPDRVACHGRSNGGLLVGNMLTLYPDDFGAIVCGVPLLDMRRYTRLSAGASWIAEYGDPDDPDDWRFVQSFSPYHLIEPGRAYPASLIYAAASDDRVGPAQARKMAARLHAETDAEVHYLEPVEGGHAGTIDSAATASLHATIHAFLDATVAKDS
- a CDS encoding MarR family winged helix-turn-helix transcriptional regulator, encoding MTDRRLAVAAWESLFRAQHELMNDFEQDFDGDDLAQAEYDVLLTVTRGEDQSARLRDVTANMLISQPSVSRLVDRMVSRGLITKCPDPSDGRGAIVTATEKGAGAFRRVATVHGRTIADRMAVLSDEELAQLKALTTKLRGL
- a CDS encoding DUF2207 family protein, which gives rise to MTTSRGLGRFAASVLLVVLGVIVSVPASAADVDDFRFASLDAEYTLTRDDDGVSRMRVVEDFVAVFPDADQNHGMRRVIPDEYRGRPLRPDVISVTDGNGREWDVETDDVDNGIEIVARDDAFLRGEQRFVFTYTLDGVVNDFPDTGLELYWDVNGVDWKQSFDRVTSRLVVGPELADAVGVSACYAGRQGATDACESVDLVETNDGVSVTATARDLGPGETLTMAVGFEEGTFVALDTSYTGSPWSGVQLAALLALLGVLGWALALLRGVLRDAPGRPTVVAEFTPPAGVDALESAVFLAKPGKAIPAEVLEQAVAGSIRIMAGEKPRWGQSKLVAELVDPTRADGDGRLLLEGLFPTGVIGETYEFGSQDTRLSKTAQRILSEASAALKARGLYRPVPLWRRLAPQMSGFILAGVVVVCSIVMLDAAVDPLWPVLALIVSILLAIAVLLLTLHTPLTEAGAEVRDHLAGLRRFIEWAEADRIRTLQSPEGAERRPVDVGDAREMLHLYETLLPYAVVFGQEAEWSRRLAVLYDSNGLAAPTWYAGATAFNAASFSAGIGSLSAAASSSSSTGGSAGGGAAGGGGGGGGGGGV
- a CDS encoding long-chain-fatty-acid--CoA ligase: MPESADTTASALQGRPWLHAYAAGVPHDIDPVDETLVALLENAVSRYGSKTALEFFGAETSYAELGEQVSRAANALRKLGVEKGDRVALVLPNCPQHVVAFYAALRIGAIVVEHNPTYTARELRHQFEVHEAVVAIVWDKVADLVAEFPKDVAPSAIVSVRMTDALPWGKRLALRLPVPAVRERRDAMTEKPTAKGIIRWDQFAAARRLPRKWPAPALDDTALLQLTSGTTGVPKAAILSHRNLRSNAAQGRAWVPGLREGEETFYAVLPMFHAYGLTLCLTFAVSIGARIVLFPKFDVDLVVGALKKSPPTFLPGVPPIYDALSRASSRKDVDLSSIRFAISGAMSLPIPTVTRWEEATGGLLVEGYGMTETSPVALGNPIGPTRRPGTVGVPFPSTEIRVVDPDDPAVDRDLGEAGELLVRGPQVFQGYWRRPEETSAVLLEDGWLRTGDIVTVSEDGFVTVVDRVKELIITGGFNVSPSEVEQVLALHPDVEAAAVVGVTRPSGGEDVVAAVVVKQNAVFDAAGLKDFARTHLAAYKVPKRVVQVDDLPRSQIGKVLRRQVRERLTVR